One segment of Triticum aestivum cultivar Chinese Spring chromosome 2A, IWGSC CS RefSeq v2.1, whole genome shotgun sequence DNA contains the following:
- the LOC123185631 gene encoding BAG family molecular chaperone regulator 1 — MMKLRCPNPKRLFRRSSSKISRSSSSCSSSSDNGSDAFCGIGGGGGSGEIEWEVRPGGMLVQRRDGRGDVEIITVRVATGYSWHEVSVGATCTFGELKVLVSMVTGLEPREQRLLFRGKEKEDSDHLHMVGVRDKDKVLLLEDPALKDMKLRAALAAQAVQSPYQTFIKV; from the exons ATGATGAAGCTGAGGTGCCCCAACCCCAAGAGGCTCTTCAGGAGGAGCTCCTCCAAGATCAGCAGGTCTAGTagcagctgcagcagcagcagcgacaacGGCAGCGATGCCTTCTGTggcatcggtggcggcggcggcagcggggagaTCGAGTGGGAGGTGCGGCCGGGGGGCATGCTGGTGCAGAGGAGGGACGGGAGGGGCGACGTCGAGATCATCACAGTCAGGGTGGCCACTGGCTACTCCTGGCATGAGGTGTCCGTTGGAGCTACCTGCACTTTTG GTGAACTGAAGGTGTTAGTGTCCATGGTGACGGGGCTCGAGCCGAGGGAGCAGAGACTGTTGTTCAGGGGCAAGGAGAAGGAGGACAGTGACCACCTCCACATGGTTGGGGTgagggacaaggacaaggtgctcCTCCTCGAGGACCCTGCCCTCAAGGACATGAAGCTCCGGGCAGCGCTCGCAGCCCAGGCCGTGCAGAGCCCGTATCAAACTTTTATCAAGGTGTAG